From a region of the Eriocheir sinensis breed Jianghai 21 chromosome 25, ASM2467909v1, whole genome shotgun sequence genome:
- the LOC127003203 gene encoding uncharacterized protein LOC127003203, with protein MTALHSFGALLLLVALLCSPAANQEAGSEGVDHDANNDTTAAKERRENAAAGANEETPTPDKQETAVDNVFERADSTFPSDDTEDKGKFFIKNARSSSTWTFLSSFTSTVPYTCYRSGAVALTACMGRRLRRSHKLASVWDDIDGSERLHGSILEDTESQAEEKAGDGKFFFKVWTTIGTTVTVTTFSTNRSVTVSVSVACTFPGAVINLC; from the exons gCGTTGCATTCATTCGGCGCCTTACTATTGTTGGTGGCGCTCCTGTGCTCTCCGGCCGCCAATCAGGAGGCAGGGAGCGAAGGGGTGGACCATGACGCCAACAACGACACTACAGCAgccaaggaaaggagagaaaacgccGCCGCTGGTGCCAATGAAGAAACCCCAACTCCAGACAAACAAGAGACGGCTGTGGATAACGTATTTGAGAGGGCTGACAGCACTTTTCCTAGTGATGATACTGAGGATAAGG gCAAGTTTTTCATAAAGAATGCTCGTTCTTCCTCCACATggactttcctctcctccttcacctccaccgtgCCCTACACCTGCTACAGAT CCGGTGCTGTGGCACTTACCGCTTGCATGGGTAGGAGGCTGAGACGCTCCCACAAGCTGGCCTCTGTCTGGGATGACATTGACGGCTCCGAGCGCCTCCACGGCAGCATCCTCGAGGACACTGAATCGCAGGCGGAGGAGAAGGCGGGCGACGGCAAGTTCTTCTTCAAGGTGTGGACCACCATCGGCACCACAGTCACCgtcaccaccttctccaccaaTCGTTCCGTCACTGTCTCTGTATCGGTGGCCTGTACCTTCCCCGGAGCTGTCATCAATCTGTGCTAG